The Lewinellaceae bacterium DNA window ACTCGGAAACAGAAGATGTTTGCCCATAATCAACCCGGCCCCGCCAGCTATAATGATGCAGGAGATCTCAATGGTACCATGCATCCAAATCGTTAATGCCGATTCACGGAAAAGGCTATGCTCAATAAAGAAGTACTGGAAGCTGCCTACCATGACGCCATTATAAAAGAGGATGACCAGGCTTCCGAATGCAAAAAATAGTCCCATCAAAAATGTCCGGATCGATACCAGAATGTTGTTTAAGGTAATCCCCAGGAACATGTCTGTCTCATTCATCGATTTGTAGACGGCCATTGGGTCACCCTTTGCGATGTTTTCTTCGGTCATCTGGACGTATTCTGACCCTAATATGGTCTGCACGAAAGCAGGGTCCTGGTACGCTGAAAATACCCCGACGATAAATGCAAAGGTGAAAACGATCAAAGACAACCTTAGCTCTCTTCGATATTCATAAGCAAGAGAAGGCAATTGGAGCGTCCAGAAATGGATCAGATCCTGTAGTGAAAATCGCCTGGTACGTGATAATTGGTAAAATAAGCGTTGAGCAATGCTATTCAGGTAATACCGGACGGAACGGTTAGGATAAAAAGTGCGGGCATAAGACAGATCATCGGTAATTTCTACGAACGCCTGATGAAGGGACTCCGGATCCTGGACCTCACGGCTTATCAGCGCCTCATAGGTTTTCCATTTTTGTTTATTTTGCTCAATGAAGGAGGACTCCCGCATACATGGGCTTCTTTCGCATCAGGGAAGATATGCAAAAAATTGATATTACGACCACGCAAAACGTGATCATCCAATACGATCAGGCTTCTACTGGTGAGCGTGTCTATGCATTCATTATTGACCTGATCATCAGCATCTCATTGTTCCTGCTCATGGTTTTCTTTTTCAACGTTTTCCGATTTGGTGATGAGGCAGGTACTATCGTGGGAATTGTGCTGGGGCTTCTGTATCCGCTGATTGCCGAATGGACCAATTCCGGACAGACCTACGGAAAGCGATGGATAAAGATCAAGATCGTAAAGCTTGATGGGAAGGATGCGCGGGGCCTGGACTATCTTATTCGCTGGTTCTTCGGGTTTATTGAGCTGTATTTTACGCTAGGGATCCTGGCCTACATCGTGGCAAAGATTACCCTTCCGCACCAGCGCATCGGAGACCTGGTCGCCGGAACCACCTGCATCACCATTCAGCCGGATTATAACATTTCCCTGAAACAAATTCTGGATATGCGTACGATGGAGAATTACACGCCCGTGTACCAGCAGGTATCCGTATTCAGCGAAGAGCAGATGCTGGTACTCAAGCAAGTACTGGACCGCTGGCAAAAATATCCTAATGCGGCCTATCAATCGCTGATCGACACCCTGTATAGTGCTGTTCACCGGCATATGGAAATGACCGAAATGCCCGCCACCATTCCTCAAAAGGTGGAATTACTACGTCAGGTTTTATCCGATTACATCGTTGTTACCCGGTCGTGACAGATGGTCGAAAACAATCGGAAAAAATTTAAGCCGAAACCCGGCTAAAGAAGGGTTGCAGGATCAGGGAGAACCCAATGACAAGCAGACATCCAATAGGGTTCAACCAAAGGAACGAGATGTCCGACTTGAAAAATAAGATCAGGATGGTTATTTCGGATAAAATGGCGCCTACGAACACGGGCCATGCAGTAATGCGTTTCACATAAAAAGCTGCCATGAAGATACCCAGGATCGTACCATAAAAAAGTGATCCGACAATGTTGACAAACTGGATCAGATTTTCCGCCAGTGAGGCGAAAAAAGCAAAACCTACCGCCACCATTCCCCAGAAGAAGGTAAATGCTTTGGACATGTACAGGTAGTGTTTATCCGATGCTTGTGGCCGGATCAGCCTTTTATACATGTCCACCGTAGTTGTTGATGATAGCGAATTTAACTCGGCGGAGGATGAGGACATGGCGGCTGAAAAGATGACGGCTAATAATAAGCCCACCAATCCTTTGGGCAGATGATGCAGGAAAAAATGCAGGAAGACGTAGTCCCGGTCATTGGTTTCAATGGAAGAATCCACGGCTTTGATCAGGCTTTTTGTCTGCTCTCTGAGATCATTTTCCTGAGCATAAAATGATTGCAGTTGCTTGCTGGATGAAGCTTTTAATCCGGCATCATTTTGTTCCAGCGCTTCTTTGAAAATTGATTGTACCTGAGTTCGGTCGGATACCAGTGCATCGTATTCGGCTTCTATTTGCCGGAGCTGGCCCGCCATATCGGTTTCGTATACATGATCCACAACATTTTCATTGAAGAAGATGGGCGCCCGGTGAAACTGGTAAAAAATGAAAACCATAATCCCTACCAGAAGGATGAAAAACTGCATGGGTATTTTCAGCAATCCATTGAAAAGCAATCCCATACGGCTTTCAGTAATACTGCTTCCAGTGAGGTAGCGCTGGACCTGGCTCTGGTCCGTGCCGAAATAAGCCAGGAACAAGAAAACACTGCCCAGTATCCCGGAAAATAACGTGTACCGGTTATTCAGATCAAAGGAGGTGTCAATGATATTCATTTTGTTGTTAGCCCCGGCCAGATGCAAGGCCTCGGTCAACGACCATCCTTCCGGGATGTAATTAAACAGTACCATAAAGACCACGAACATGCCGCCCATGATCACTACCATCTGCAATTTCTGCGTTTGGTTGACGGCTTTTGAACCACCGGAGACGGTATAGAGGATGACCAGTGATCCGATGATCATGGTGGTCCAGCGCAAACTCCATCCCATGATGGTGGTCAGGATAATCGCCGGGGCATAGATGGTGATGCCGGCGCCCAAACCACGTTGGATCAGGAATAAAAAGGCTGCTATGAGACGGGTTTTGATGTCAAACCGGGTCTCGAGGTATTCATAGGCCGTGTAGACCTTAAGACGGTAATAGATCGGTATGAATGTGATGCATAAGATGACCATAGCAATGGGCATCCCAAAATAAAACTGAACAAACTGCATACCGTCCGCATATGCTTGTCCGGGAGTGCTCAGAAAGGTAATGGCGCTGGCCTGGGTAGCCATAACAGAAAGACCGACCATCCACCATTTTGCCTGCTTGTCTCCTAACAGATATGAATCGATATTTTGCTGGCCACGCGATTTCCACACGCCATAGATAACTATGAAAAGCAGGGTGCCTATTAATACGATCCAATCTAACTGCTGAAGCTGCGCCATTATGGTTTCAAGTTCCGGATGCTCTCTGCCCGTGGATTTGGTTAAAGATAGAAGAAAATAGCTGAGCTGAAAGGCCAGGTCATGGCATTAAGAAAATTTTAAGGGATGGCATGGATTGGCCTTTTGGATATAATGAAGGCCCGTTCTCTAAAATCCATACGCTTTGCGTGCACTGGCGATTTGGGCTTCTTCCTGCGTGGCAGGGAATAGGGTGTAACGAGGTGCAATAATGGGTCTGGCCCTGCTTATGGTAATGAGAAAAATCGTAGTGAAAGGGAAAATTCCACCGGTCATCGCGGTCAATCGCTGTTCTTTTTCCGGATAATCCGGTGAAGTGGGGTCAATTACCTGCGCTGTGCCATACAACTGATACCCTTTTTGAACGAGGATGTCAATGAAACTGACACACACTTTGTTGTTTAACCGGATATTCCTCGCCGACTGCGGCGAGGCGATATTGGCTATGATGATCTTATCCTCACCGTAATGGGTGAATATTTCTTTGGGAGAAACAGTGGGTTGCAGGTCCGGGCTGGTCGTCGCCAGCCAACAGAGGACACTCTGATCGATGTATTTCAGGATTTCCGGCGTAAGGTTGTGCATTGGAATTTCTGTTTATTGGTTCAATATTTAGGTAGGTGGCTATAGTCTCCAATTATGACATCATTTCAATTTCTTAGCAGAATAGCTTAGCTTTATCGAATGAGTTCAATGGAAGATAAAACCCTCAATGAAAAGCCGCCGCTCACCAAATCCTGGTCCAGCTGGTACATGATTGTGTTGTCCTTTTTCGTATTCCTGGTGGTGATTTTTTTCATGCTGACCAAATGGTTTGCAGCATAAGCCAATTGCAGTTACCCTCCCGAATAGCTGCATGGACTACTGTTGAAGTTGTTTGCGGAGCCAGATCATGAGGATAATCCCTATTGCAGCAAAACTCAATCCGCTCGCTATCCCAAAACGCCATGGTTCCAATTTACCCGCCCAACCGGTCTGATCGATTGCTCCGATGATCTGATATATGCCTAGAAATGTCGTCACCAGGGTGATCATCACGAAGAGCAGGTTATGAATTTGGCTATTGCGGTATTTCGGAGGGATTATGCGGGCATTGCTGATCACAAAAAATAAAAATATCGTTACAACCGGCAGTAGAATGCCATTCAATGCCTGAGCCAGGATAATTACCGGAATGGGTTTTACATCCAGCAGGCCAAAAAGCAGTCCTACTCCCAGCACCAACATCCAGCTCAGCTTAAAAAATAATCCTTCCGGTTGCCAGGCAGGACGATCCGGGAATAGAGTGCGTCCGGCGATAGCGGTAGCCAGGGGTGCCGTTATGGCCGAGCTGATTCCTGCGCCCGCCAGCCCAATACCAAACAAATAGCGGACCCATCCGCTGCCGGTACCTGCCAGCTGGTCGGCCAGAGCGGCAAAACTGAACGATCCGTCGATGGCGGTTCCCACCACCAGCACGGCAATGGAAATGATACCACCGAGCGTGACCGCAATTCCAAGCCCCCACCGCATCTCGTTAAGGGTTTGTCCGGTTCCGAGGCGACTTCCCAGAAACAAGTTGTAAGGGACAATGGTAGTTCCGATCAGGGCGACCACCAATAAGGCACTGCCTGCCGGTAATTGAGGAATCAGGGCACCGCTTCCAATTGCACTCCAGGATAGGTCTACCTGGGATGATGCCAGCAGGAATGAAAAACCCATCAGGGCAACCATGGTGCCCAGGATCCGGGTGATTTGCTTCAGGTTCCCCTGCCAGAGCAGGATGAATGCGATCATAACGATCAGGATCACCCAGACCGGCCGCGACACCCGGGACATCAGGTCAAGTCCGGCCACAGCTCCCAGGATGTTGCCAGCTTCATAGGCAGCACACCCGGTCATGAGGCAAATGAAGAGGAATACGGGTAGCCAGCTCCTTCTTTGATATTGTTCAGCGATCAGGGTGCCCAGCGGTCTTCCGGTGGCCATAAAGATGCGGGCCACCCCTTCTTGGAGGAGGATGGTGGCAATCGTGGAAAACACCAGAGCCCAGATGAGACTGGCTCCGTAAGTGGCTCCGGCTTTTCCTGCGGTAGTCACGGTCCCCGGGCCGATAAAAGCTGCTGCTATGACCGACCAGAGGATGATGTTGGCAAAACGATGGCCCCAGTTCAATGGCTTTTTCACGAAGAGGATTTTTGCTGTAATATACGCCAGCCCAGCTGGAGCTGTCCGGCATGATAGATGTCGTGGGTATATACCCCTTCCATCAGTTCGGCAAACGAATAGTTTTTGCCAGGGACTTTTTCGCCAAGTTTATTCAGCGGAAATTCATGGATCGCCTGGATGAGCTCTCTCTGATTCTGATCCATTTGTTCCACCAGGCCGTGAACAAGGTCTTCCGACCATTCCCGTGGAGATGGCCAATCCTGTGGACTGTTTACGTCAAGCCGGTAGTCATCCTGTCCCTTCAGGTGAGCCAGGGTATATTCGCGCCATGCCAGCATATGCTGGATAATCTGTCCCAGTTGTTTTTCGGTGTGAGGTAAAAATTGGGTCAGATCTTCCGCTGTCAGCCGGGTTATGATGTCTCTGATGGCTGTCCCATACCATGGGTTTCCCTCATATGTTTCGAGATACCGGTGGATGAGATAGGATTTTAATTCCATGTATTGCAGATTAGGACCATGTATGGCAAGAAAGATAATGGATTTCGATAGCAAGGGATGATCAACGCGGTTTAAATTCTTGAAACTGTGCCGGTAGTATAGCAACACTGGTTGATTTTTATTTCATTTAGTTGATTGTGTCAACTAAAATACATTTATTTACTATAAAAAATGGAAGACGTAACCATACAGGAGATCCGGAGATTTAACCGGTTTTATACGCAGATCATCGGGTTGTTGGATCGTCACATCATACAAAGCCCGTTTTCATTGCCAGAAGCCCGGGTATTGTATGAACTGCATGCACAGCAACCTACCACCGCTTCCAGTTTGGTTGAGAGCCTTAAGATGGACAAGGGGCTGCTCAGCAGGATCCTTTCGGCTTTTGAAAAGAAAAAATTCCTTCATAAAGAGAAGAGTGTTACGGATGGAAGGTCCTTCCTGCTTCAGCTGACCCCGGCAGGTGAACAAGCCTTTGGCAACATCAATACTGCTGCAAACCAGCAAATCCGGACTTTGATAAGTGATAAAACACATTCAGAACAACAGAAGATCATGAAGGCTATGCAAACCCTGCAACATGTATTTGGAACCAGTGCAACGGATAATAAAAAACTTACGCTGGATGACCTGATCATTCGCACCGAATTACAGTCCGGAGATCTGGGTTATATGATTCAGATGCATGGCCAGGTGTACCAGGAAGAATACGACTACGGGATTTCATTTGAATCTTATGTTGCAGGGGGTGTTGCCGAATTTTATCAAATGTATGACCCTGCGAAAAGCAGGATTTGGATCGCAGAACATCAGGGCTTGCGTGTTGGATTTCTGGTTTTGCTGGATCGGGGTGAAGTAGCACAGCTCCGGTATTTTTTGTTGGATCAGCACTATCGCGGGATCGGTCTGGGGAAGCGGTTGATGGAATTGTTTATGGAATTTCTTCGTGCCAAAAAATATTCCGGAGCTTATCTGTGGACTGTGGATGGATTACCTGCTTCCGCAGCATTATACCGGCGACATGGATTTCAGCTGACCGAAGAAAGGCCCTCATCTGCATTCGGGAAGCCTTTGACGGAGCAGCGATATGACCTTAAATGGTAGAAGAATTTGGATCAATAGCCTCCCCAAAAACGGCGTAGGAACCATTCCAGAGCCGCCAGGAAAAAGAGCAGGAAGAACAGCCATTTCATCATCAGCAACGGCTGGGTGACCGATTGTGCATAGGCTACCGGCTTCACATCCTGACGTGCCTTGATACGATCGGGGAGGGTACTCATGGCATCTGGTAACACAACTTCTCCGTTGCGGTTACTAGCCAATGACTCCAGTACCGACCGGTCGGCGGTCAGGTTGTACATTTCCAGTTGTACGGGTTGGATGCTGAAACTGCCATTGAATGTGAGTTCCTCATTATTATAGGTGGTACTGGCACGGTAGGTATAATTGCCTTCCGGAAAATAACCGGCTTGTAAGGTATATTGCAGACCACGGCGATCCATGGTAAATCTAAATTCCTCCCGATTATCATTGTAAATAGAAATGAATACATCGGGATCATTCACCAGTTCATAGGATTGGTTGTATAATTCTGCATCCATCCGGACGATTTCATTTTCCCGGAATATCTTTTTAGGCAGGTACACCCTGAATTGACGTTTGTCTTCCTGGAGGGCCAGGTACTGGACCGTTTTGTCGATCAACTCATCCACCAGCTGGTGATCCTGATGGTTTAAATAGTCGTAAAGACGCCATTTCCAGATTCCTTCAGCAGTGAGTATCCCGGTCTTAACCTCTCCGTCCTGATGGAAGAGCCACAACGGATAATTTGTCTCCACTTTGCTGATCACCTGATTCATTAACACTGTTGTTCCGGCCCGCAGGCCATATTCGCCAAAAGGAGCCTGCAGCGGTGGCATTTCCGTGAGGAAATCTTTGAGTGCGTCGCTGAGGGTGAACAATCCAAAGCTGTTTTGCAGTTCACCGGTCACTTCATCGGTATTCCGGATCTGCGTTTTGATGGATAATGCATTTTGTATCTGATTGAAGGCATTGATGTCCGTATCGGCACCCAGGATAAACCAGCGATTTATCTTGCGGTCATCCATTGTTTTGAGCATGGCATTGATGGACTTTCCCGGAGCCGGCAATTGATCAAAGACAACCAGATCAAAGTCCTGAATTTCAACCGGGTCGCCAAATATTTTAGTGGTGACCTGGTAATTTTTATTCTTTTCCAGGCTTTGGCGGATGGCAGCCAGATCCGGATGGGGTGTGGAGGCCAGTAATAACACATTTTGCCTGGCATCCAGGACATCTACGTAAATGTCTTTGTAATTATTGGAGGTCGCTTCCTCTCCGGTGACCGGGGCCAGGGCGATGCGGTAATGCTGCACTCCCGGTTTATCTGCTTCCAGGATGAAATTTAGCGATTGGAAGAAAGGGTCCCGGTTGATGGTTATGGTTGCCTGGTCAGACCGTGTCCGGCTATCACCCTCCACCCGGTAGATCTGTAGATTGGACCGGTCCCCATCACAGGCGTCAGCCTGGACATCGACCTGTACCTGAAAGCGATCTCCCAGGTAAACGATGTCATTGTAATACACATTTTCAACACGGGCATCCTTCTGAATGGTCGTATCACCCAGTAATACACCATAGATCGGGGCCTTCAAATTCTTGCTGCCGTAAATCGGATTCTTGCCTTCATTATACAATCCATCCGTGGCAAGAATGACGGCACCCAGATTCTGATCATTGTACTGATCGTAGACATAATCCAGAAACTGTGTGATATCTGTAACCGGATCTGTAAAGCTATCGCGAAAGCCTTCGTGGACACCGTCACCGAAACTGAGCCGGTGAATATCGTAATCCCCGGAGAGCTGATTGGCCATTTGATCCAGTTGCCGCTGGTAAGCAACGATCTGTTCAGGTTTCATACGTGCCGGCACCGATTGAGATACATCCGTACCTAACACAATGATCGGCTTTTCGACCGTGGAGGTTTGATATTTCAAAAATGGAGACAACAGCAGGGCTGCGAGCAGGAAACTGACAATAAAGCGCAGGATTCCAAGTAGATATTGTTGCCACCGGTGTGAAGTCGGAATGATTTTATTCCGGTAATATAAGATCAATGTAATGATCAGGGCTGCCGCTGCACATAGAATGAGGTAGACCGGAGGATATAAAAAACTTAGGTTTTCCAAGTGTTCACCAAATTAGCTGGGGCGTCAAAGATACGCCGCCAGGTAAAAAATCATATTATTCTCCCAATTATTGGAAAAGGTCTCTCATCTTAACATGAATTTAAGGTTCCTGTTGATGAATACATTCTAATTTTGAACGATTTCGAGCGCCAAATGTGTTCTTACTTCATCAGCTGGAATTGAAACCATAACATCATGCGTCTTAGATTAATCAGCCTATTGCTCTTTCTTAGCTTCACAGCAATTGTCCGTGCCAACTACATTTTGATTCCTATGGACTTAAAGCAGAAGCAGCATCTGAAAGCTTATGGTATCTGCTATTGGGTTTTGGAACAGAACGTAGAAGCATGGTGGCTGCTCAATTACCGGGGAGGGAGTTTTGCATTTCCCTATGCCCAGTCCTTTGAGAAGGAATGCCTGACCCGGGATGTGACCTTTGAGGTGATACCGGATGCAGCATTTGCGAAAATTCGGAATGAAATCGCCCAGGAAGAGGTGAATCAGGATGCCATTAAGCTGGAGAAAGCGCCAAAGATTGCGGTGTATACGCCGGAATTCAGCCAGCGGGGAGAAAAAATTCAGCCGTGGGATGATGCGGTCACCTTGGCATTGACTTATGCGGAAATTCCATATGAAACCATTTACGATGCGGAAGTCATGTCGGATAAGCTGGCATTGTATGACTGGCTGCACCTGCACCATGAAGATTTTACCGGCCAGTATGGAAAATTTTATGCCTACCATAACGAACCCTGGTACCGTGAGAATAAGCGTCAGCAGGAAGAACTAGCTGCCAAACTTGGATTTAAGAAAGTGTCCGAACTCAAGCGGGCAGTCGTAAACAAGATCCGGGACTACGTTGCAGGAGGTGGATTTATGTTTGCGATGTGTTCCGCTACGGATACGTATGATATTGTATTGGCTACTGAAGGGGTAGATATTTGTGCGGACATTTATGACGGCGACCCGATGGATCCGGATGCCAACCAAAAGCTGGATTACTCCCAGACCTTTGCTTTCCGTGATTTTAAATTGGTATTGAATCCTTTGGAGTATGAATTTTCCACTATTGACAATACACGCCGGCGAACGGTGACTCCTGAAAACGACTATTTTACACTCTTTGACTTCTCGGCGAAATGGGACCCCGTACCGACCATGCTGACCCAGTGTCATACCCGCACCATCAAAGGGTTCATGGGGCAGACCACGGCATTTCCCGAAGACATCATTAAATCCAATGTACTGATCCTGGGTGAGAATAAGGCCATCCATGAAGCACGCTACATTCACGGAGAATATGGAATGGGCACCTGGACTTTTTATGGGGGCCACGATCCGGAAGATTACCGCCACCAGGTCCATGATCCGGAGACGGATCTCAGTTTGCATCCCAATTCTCCCGGCTACCGGTTGATTCTTAACAATATCCTCTTCCCGGCAGCACGTAAGAAGGAACGGAAAACCTGATGTTGAAGCACCTCTTGTGGCTGCTGATCCGCTGGGGCTTTTACATTTCCCTACCATTTGTTTTGTTGATCCGCGGGGGTGTATATCTCCACCGGCATTTCTATTTGCAAGCCTGGCTCACGGTACTGGGAGGGGTTGTTATGGCTTCGGTCATCCTGCTGGTGTACTGGACGCTGATACAACGAAGGCTTTTTCCGGAAAAATCGATCGAACATAATAGGTTTAGTATAATGTTGGTTTTTCTGGTGGTGACGGCCTACGGCTTCCAAAGTGCATTTTACCTGGCTCAGAATCATGCCAAAACGGATGCTATTCACGCTGAATTCCAGGAGTTACATCCGTTATTAAGGCTTAGCGTATCGACTGTGATCCTTTTGGATCGCAAAGTCCTCATCACAGATGCTTCACGATTACCGGAGGACTATAAGAGGATGGGGATGTCCTCCAAAAAGCAGTCGCTTCACTACCTCCAAAAGGATGGTTATACCCATGCCATGGACCTCCGGACCAGAGGACAGCCGGCCTGGCGGAATGCCTTGTTGCAGGCTTATTTCAAGATCATGGGATTTAACACCCTGCGGCATGGAGGGAACAATGATCATTTACACGTATCCTTATCCAGCTGGGACCGGCCAGGATCGATATGACTTTATCTGGGAAGTGAATACCTGGTCAATATCCTCGCAAGACACACCCGGTGCGGTCATTTTTTTGTATTTTGTAAACGTATAAAATTAGGATTATGTACCGAACGAAGATAGCAGGGATTGGATACTATGTACCGGAGAAAGTGGTTACGAATAATGATTTGACCCGGGTCATGGATACCTCCGATGAATGGATCATAGAGCGCACCGGAATACAGGAGCGCCGCTATGCGAAAAAACATCATGAGTCTACCTCCACCATGGGAGCAGAAGCTGCCAAAATTGCCATAGAAAGGGCTGGGATCACTGCCCAGGATATCGATTTTATCATCTTTGCTACCCTTTCACCCGATTACTTTTTCCCGGGTTGCGGCGTATTGGTTCAGCGCCTTTTGGGAATCCCGAATGTCGGTGCATTGGATGTTCGCAATCAATGCAGTGGATTCATATACGGACTTTCAGTTGGAGACCAGTTTATCAAAACCGGCATGTATAAGAATATACTTCTGATCGGGGGGGAGTTTCACAGTGCAGGCCTAGATTTTACGACCCGGGGGAGAAATGTTACGGTCATCTTTGGGGATGGCGCCGGTGCAGTTGTCCTGCAGCCTACGGAAGAAGATGGTCAGGGTATCTTATCCACCCATCTGCACGCGGATGGGAATTATGCCGAGGTACTCGCCTACATCAATCCGGGATGTCATGGCGGTGTGCACCTGGGGACAGAACGATTTGGCTATCCAGACCAGGAATTTGGTGGTGCCTTTCTGACCCAGAAAATGTGGGATGACGAAGATTATTACCCCAATATGGATGGCCAGGCAGTCTTTAAGGTCGCCGTTCAGAAGTTTCCGGAAGTGATCATGGAAGCATTAAAAACCAATAACCTCACTCCGGCAGATATCAATTTGTTGGTTCCGCACCAGGCGAATCTGCGGATCAGCCAGTTTGTCCAACGCATACTCAAACTCCGCGATGACCAGATTCATAACAACATCCAGAAGTTTGGGAATACGACAGCAGCGTCGATCCCCATTGCCCTGTGCGAAGCTTGGGAAATGGGCAAGGTGAAGCCGGGAGATTTGGTCTGCCTGGCAGCATTTGGGAGCGGATTTACCTGGGGTTCGGCTTTGATCCGCTGGTAAAATTCAAACCACATCGATTTCCGGAAAGTCGGCCTCAATACAACACCTGGATTGATTTTTCCATGCCATTGTATTTCTCTCAACTTATCTACATACTTCGTGTTTGTTGAGCACGATGAAAACCATATACGACCATCAGATCCGGGATATTTACGGGAATCAAATTCCGCTTGAGAAATATCGGGGTAAGGTTTTGCTAGTCACCAATACGGCTTCACATTGTGGGTTTACTCCCCAATTAGCCGGACTGCAAGAGCTATATTCTCTCTACCGGGATCGGGGATTAGAACTGTTGGCTACCCCAAGCAATGATTTCCGTAACCAGGAGCCGCTGGAGGGGAATGAGCTACTGGTATTTTGTGAATCCTATTTTAAGACCACATTTACGATCACGGAGAAGATCCACGTCACGGGCCCCGGGCAACATCCCCTGTACCGGCAGTTCGAGCATACATTGGGGCCAATGTCTTGTCCCCGCTGGAATTTTTACAAATATTTGATTAATCGTAATGGAGAAGTAGTATCGTACTTTGTTACATTTACCAAGCCCAATTCAAACCGGGTCAAAAGAACCATTGAAAGATTACTGAATTCATGAAAGTTGATATTCTTGCCATCGGGGTACATCCGGATGATGTGGAGTTGTGCTGCAGCGGAACGATCTTTAAACACATAGCAGAGGGATATAAGGTCGGTATCCTCGATCTGACAAAAGGGGAGCTTGGCACACGAGGCACTCCCGAAATCCGGGCGGCCGAAGCTGCGGAGGGAGCGCGGATAATGGGCGTCGAGTTCCGCAAAAACATCGGACTGCGGGATGGATTCTTTGAAATTTCAGAATCATCAATTAATCCGATTATCGAGGTCGTCCGTTATTGTCAGCCGGACATCATACTGGCCAATGCGATTCAGGACCGCCATCCCGATCATGGCCGGGCCAGCGAGTTGGTTGAGCAAGCTTGTTTTTTAGCCGGATTACACCGTATAGAAACGAACTATGAAGGGGTATTGCAATCACGGTGGCGACCGAAGGCTATCTATCATTACATTCAGGATTTCCAATTGAAGCCTGACCTGATCGTAGATATTACAGCTCACATGGATAAAAAGATGGAAGCCATCCTGGCATTTAAATCCCAGTTTTATGATCCGAATAGCCCGGAGCCTACCTCACCCATATCCGGGAAGGAGTTTCTGGATTACGTAAAATCCATTTCTGCGGCAATGGGCCGGCGAATTGGAGCAGACTATGGGGAGGGATTTAACGTCATGCGGCCCATTGGTGTGAAAGACCTCGTGAAGTTGGATTGAGAAGATGTGAGCGGGTTGAATTACCGGTTATAGGTTATCTTCAGCGTATGGAATTGCGAAGTCGTCGAATACGTTTAACCAGCCCGCTGTATCTGTATATTTCGGCATTGCTGCTCCTGATTTATGTGTTTCTACGGGCCTTGAATCTCTCCATGACCCACGACGAAGCCCACACCTACCTGGCTTTTCATGATGTTTCCGTGTGGTCCTGTTTCTGGTCTGCCTCGTGTTGGGAAAATGCCAATAACCACTTATTGAATACACTGCTCA harbors:
- a CDS encoding RDD family protein, with the protein product MQKIDITTTQNVIIQYDQASTGERVYAFIIDLIISISLFLLMVFFFNVFRFGDEAGTIVGIVLGLLYPLIAEWTNSGQTYGKRWIKIKIVKLDGKDARGLDYLIRWFFGFIELYFTLGILAYIVAKITLPHQRIGDLVAGTTCITIQPDYNISLKQILDMRTMENYTPVYQQVSVFSEEQMLVLKQVLDRWQKYPNAAYQSLIDTLYSAVHRHMEMTEMPATIPQKVELLRQVLSDYIVVTRS
- a CDS encoding sodium:solute symporter, which produces MAQLQQLDWIVLIGTLLFIVIYGVWKSRGQQNIDSYLLGDKQAKWWMVGLSVMATQASAITFLSTPGQAYADGMQFVQFYFGMPIAMVILCITFIPIYYRLKVYTAYEYLETRFDIKTRLIAAFLFLIQRGLGAGITIYAPAIILTTIMGWSLRWTTMIIGSLVILYTVSGGSKAVNQTQKLQMVVIMGGMFVVFMVLFNYIPEGWSLTEALHLAGANNKMNIIDTSFDLNNRYTLFSGILGSVFLFLAYFGTDQSQVQRYLTGSSITESRMGLLFNGLLKIPMQFFILLVGIMVFIFYQFHRAPIFFNENVVDHVYETDMAGQLRQIEAEYDALVSDRTQVQSIFKEALEQNDAGLKASSSKQLQSFYAQENDLREQTKSLIKAVDSSIETNDRDYVFLHFFLHHLPKGLVGLLLAVIFSAAMSSSSAELNSLSSTTTVDMYKRLIRPQASDKHYLYMSKAFTFFWGMVAVGFAFFASLAENLIQFVNIVGSLFYGTILGIFMAAFYVKRITAWPVFVGAILSEITILILFFKSDISFLWLNPIGCLLVIGFSLILQPFFSRVSA
- a CDS encoding pyridoxamine 5'-phosphate oxidase family protein yields the protein MHNLTPEILKYIDQSVLCWLATTSPDLQPTVSPKEIFTHYGEDKIIIANIASPQSARNIRLNNKVCVSFIDILVQKGYQLYGTAQVIDPTSPDYPEKEQRLTAMTGGIFPFTTIFLITISRARPIIAPRYTLFPATQEEAQIASARKAYGF
- a CDS encoding Nramp family divalent metal transporter; translation: MKKPLNWGHRFANIILWSVIAAAFIGPGTVTTAGKAGATYGASLIWALVFSTIATILLQEGVARIFMATGRPLGTLIAEQYQRRSWLPVFLFICLMTGCAAYEAGNILGAVAGLDLMSRVSRPVWVILIVMIAFILLWQGNLKQITRILGTMVALMGFSFLLASSQVDLSWSAIGSGALIPQLPAGSALLVVALIGTTIVPYNLFLGSRLGTGQTLNEMRWGLGIAVTLGGIISIAVLVVGTAIDGSFSFAALADQLAGTGSGWVRYLFGIGLAGAGISSAITAPLATAIAGRTLFPDRPAWQPEGLFFKLSWMLVLGVGLLFGLLDVKPIPVIILAQALNGILLPVVTIFLFFVISNARIIPPKYRNSQIHNLLFVMITLVTTFLGIYQIIGAIDQTGWAGKLEPWRFGIASGLSFAAIGIILMIWLRKQLQQ
- a CDS encoding DinB family protein codes for the protein MELKSYLIHRYLETYEGNPWYGTAIRDIITRLTAEDLTQFLPHTEKQLGQIIQHMLAWREYTLAHLKGQDDYRLDVNSPQDWPSPREWSEDLVHGLVEQMDQNQRELIQAIHEFPLNKLGEKVPGKNYSFAELMEGVYTHDIYHAGQLQLGWRILQQKSSS
- a CDS encoding MarR family transcriptional regulator — encoded protein: MEDVTIQEIRRFNRFYTQIIGLLDRHIIQSPFSLPEARVLYELHAQQPTTASSLVESLKMDKGLLSRILSAFEKKKFLHKEKSVTDGRSFLLQLTPAGEQAFGNINTAANQQIRTLISDKTHSEQQKIMKAMQTLQHVFGTSATDNKKLTLDDLIIRTELQSGDLGYMIQMHGQVYQEEYDYGISFESYVAGGVAEFYQMYDPAKSRIWIAEHQGLRVGFLVLLDRGEVAQLRYFLLDQHYRGIGLGKRLMELFMEFLRAKKYSGAYLWTVDGLPASAALYRRHGFQLTEERPSSAFGKPLTEQRYDLKW